The Candidatus Nezhaarchaeota archaeon DNA window CTTAACTCCTCCAAAATACGTTAGAACGGCTTAACCACCATTCTACACAACTATAATCGATCTTTCACGATAAAAATCTAATTATAAATCAACTCTTACCGTAGACGTATTTTAGTGGAAAATCGTGAGAACTCATGGACCTCAAGATGCTGAGGAGCCCAGTCAGATTAGGATCTATGGCATCACTCTACTCAGCCTAGTAGCTTGAGCGGTCCACAGGGTTCTTGTTGGGGTTAGTATCAGATCTACGGGCACGTCCCACTCTTCTCTAGGAACGCTATCTACAACTTGAAGGTCGTGAACCGTCGTGACCCTCAATGTTTTATCGGTTATCGAGCCTGCGTTAAGCCAAAGCTTGAACTCAACGTCAGAATAGCCTGTCCCCTTACCTAGCCTATAGCCCTCTAAGTCAACTGCTACTGAGCCGGCAACAAATACATCGACGTTGTAGTCTCCCGGCTTAACTGGCTTTCCAAGTTCTATGAGCCCTCTTATCGTTGAAGCGTAGGCAGCATC harbors:
- a CDS encoding 5-formyltetrahydrofolate cyclo-ligase yields the protein MSKKDEIRMMIWKRLMDEGVALPPYPVYGRIPNFKGASEAALKLKQIREYMKAEVVLCNPDSPQRPVREMVIRDGKILIVATPRLSRGFLMLHKLRDAAYASTIRGLIELGKPVKPGDYNVDVFVAGSVAVDLEGYRLGKGTGYSDVEFKLWLNAGSITDKTLRVTTVHDLQVVDSVPREEWDVPVDLILTPTRTLWTAQATRLSRVMP